One stretch of Halobacillus litoralis DNA includes these proteins:
- a CDS encoding DUF3021 domain-containing protein produces MYNFPMQVMTFAVIWFGDAQTLSGDALIRNPIGSMFCGWFFSVTPLYFEITTLKLWQQTLLHFLTVSLLYFIISFGIGWIPFQLTSALLSILSFLLIYLIIWIGFYLYFRSESKKLNEELNHIQ; encoded by the coding sequence TTGTACAATTTTCCAATGCAAGTGATGACGTTCGCCGTTATTTGGTTCGGTGATGCGCAAACACTCTCAGGTGATGCCCTTATCCGAAATCCGATTGGCAGCATGTTCTGTGGCTGGTTCTTCTCTGTAACGCCACTATATTTTGAAATCACCACACTCAAACTCTGGCAGCAAACCCTCTTACATTTCCTCACGGTCTCGCTGCTCTATTTCATCATCAGCTTCGGCATTGGATGGATTCCTTTTCAACTAACATCTGCTCTCTTATCCATCCTTTCATTCTTGCTCATTTATTTGATCATATGGATCGGTTTCTACCTCTATTTCAGGTCCGAATCTAAGAAATTGAATGAGGAATTGAATCATATCCAATAA
- a CDS encoding lysozyme family protein encodes MNKKNSRNRGRSWRAFLLPVFLLGLVFLTMKSQLGDGIMSSWSPVEEKEPDLPQQVLQYEDEIATHAEQEGISEYKDILLALMMQESGGRGDDPMQASESHCGEVGCIDKPEKSIEQGVAYFAKTLERSDGDVKLALQSYNFGAGFIDFVMDHGGEYTQELAIEFSSKKYEELKHTGKYSCIREEAEQYDACYGDIYYVDEVLDHYEEDGDLLATSS; translated from the coding sequence GTGAATAAAAAGAATAGTAGAAATAGAGGCCGGTCATGGAGAGCCTTCCTTCTCCCCGTCTTTCTACTCGGACTCGTTTTCTTAACCATGAAAAGTCAGCTTGGGGATGGAATTATGAGCAGCTGGTCACCTGTTGAAGAAAAAGAACCGGATCTCCCTCAGCAGGTGCTGCAGTATGAAGATGAAATTGCAACTCACGCGGAGCAGGAAGGGATTAGTGAATACAAGGATATATTGCTCGCTTTGATGATGCAGGAGTCAGGTGGACGTGGGGACGATCCGATGCAGGCGTCAGAATCTCATTGCGGGGAAGTTGGCTGTATTGACAAACCTGAAAAGTCCATCGAGCAAGGGGTTGCTTATTTCGCAAAGACATTGGAACGTTCTGATGGGGATGTGAAACTAGCGCTTCAATCGTACAATTTTGGTGCAGGGTTCATTGATTTTGTCATGGACCATGGGGGAGAATATACGCAGGAATTAGCCATTGAATTTTCCTCCAAGAAATATGAAGAATTAAAACATACAGGGAAATACAGCTGTATCCGTGAAGAAGCTGAACAGTATGATGCCTGTTATGGAGACATTTATTATGTAGATGAGGTTCTTGACCACTATGAAGAAGATGGGGACCTACTCGCGACTTCTTCCTAA
- a CDS encoding type III PLP-dependent enzyme, giving the protein MRIDQYIENKKRVHGGPICAYVYDLGRLRKQVDTLKSGLPAFCRLFYAVKANPDPRILGTLASIVDGFEVASAGELYKVPHEKPVLFGAPAKKQAEIEEAIEAGVEAINVESFHDLNRIEWLSNRRETVTPILIRVNLSRDVPESHHMMSGVPTQFGVDEREVPQIIQKALQMDHVSVEGFHFHAMSNNLNAEAHVQFVSMCLEKAKSWRNRFELDIHTVDVGGGIGINYWNPEEAFDWDLFTSGLEKLESQMDGLTLVLELGRYMTAAAGSYVAEVIDVKANHDHHFALIRGGSHHLRLPAAWKMSHPFRVYPIEDWDAPYERPGMKDAEVTIAGELCTPNDVLVKSGYVEELRAGDVVIFDYAGAYAWTISHHEFLSHPKPEFIYLEEKK; this is encoded by the coding sequence ATGAGAATTGATCAGTATATCGAAAATAAAAAACGAGTACATGGTGGTCCCATTTGTGCCTATGTTTATGATTTAGGTCGGTTACGAAAGCAAGTGGACACGTTAAAAAGCGGTCTCCCGGCTTTTTGCCGGCTTTTTTATGCGGTGAAAGCGAATCCTGATCCACGTATTCTAGGAACTCTCGCCTCAATAGTGGATGGATTTGAAGTCGCGTCGGCCGGGGAGCTGTATAAAGTGCCTCATGAGAAACCAGTGCTTTTTGGTGCGCCCGCCAAAAAACAGGCGGAAATAGAGGAAGCGATTGAGGCAGGAGTAGAAGCCATTAACGTTGAGAGCTTCCATGATCTAAACCGTATCGAATGGTTATCCAACAGAAGAGAAACGGTCACTCCCATCCTGATCCGCGTCAATTTGAGTCGTGATGTCCCGGAAAGTCATCATATGATGTCCGGCGTCCCGACTCAATTCGGTGTTGATGAACGGGAAGTGCCGCAGATTATCCAAAAGGCGCTACAGATGGATCATGTAAGTGTAGAAGGTTTTCACTTTCACGCCATGTCCAATAACCTGAATGCTGAAGCTCATGTGCAATTTGTATCCATGTGTTTGGAAAAAGCGAAAAGTTGGCGGAACCGCTTTGAATTGGACATCCACACGGTCGATGTCGGAGGAGGCATCGGCATCAATTATTGGAATCCGGAAGAGGCGTTCGATTGGGACTTATTCACTTCAGGTCTTGAAAAATTAGAATCACAAATGGACGGGCTGACTTTAGTTCTTGAACTTGGAAGGTACATGACGGCGGCTGCCGGATCGTATGTGGCTGAGGTCATCGATGTAAAAGCCAACCATGATCATCATTTCGCCCTCATCCGGGGAGGCTCCCATCACCTCCGGCTCCCCGCTGCTTGGAAAATGAGTCACCCTTTCCGTGTTTATCCCATCGAGGACTGGGACGCTCCCTATGAAAGGCCGGGAATGAAGGATGCGGAAGTGACCATTGCCGGAGAGTTATGTACACCGAATGATGTTCTTGTGAAAAGTGGATATGTAGAAGAATTGAGAGCGGGAGATGTTGTGATTTTTGATTATGCTGGTGCCTATGCGTGGACGATTTCACATCATGAATTTTTAAGCCATCCCAAGCCGGAATTCATCTATTTGGAAGAAAAGAAATAG
- a CDS encoding IucA/IucC family C-terminal-domain containing protein: protein MSLYALSPISGLTILYELVQEFQTKHHLNRNQAAKEFFCYYVQKVLPGYMTMMVKYGVALEGHLQNSVPVFKNGRLTRFFFRDWGGARVYPERLRKQGISPKFAADSVSVTNDRSSMHNKLYYTVFQNHLGEIIRQLVRYSGLPEETFWMEVKTVVKEELDRLSLVDDLAVQVAEDRTFLFQPTVMHKSLTQMRLSNSKGDAYTEVPNPLA from the coding sequence ATGAGCTTATACGCCCTGTCCCCGATCAGTGGTTTGACAATCTTATATGAGCTTGTCCAGGAATTTCAGACGAAACATCACCTTAATCGGAACCAGGCGGCCAAAGAGTTTTTCTGTTATTACGTACAAAAAGTGCTTCCAGGATATATGACGATGATGGTCAAGTATGGAGTGGCGTTGGAAGGACATCTGCAGAACAGTGTTCCTGTATTTAAAAATGGCCGTTTAACCCGCTTCTTTTTCCGGGACTGGGGCGGAGCAAGGGTTTATCCGGAACGCCTTCGCAAACAGGGAATCTCTCCAAAGTTTGCTGCTGATTCGGTCAGTGTGACGAATGATCGTTCTTCGATGCATAACAAGCTGTATTACACCGTTTTTCAAAATCATTTGGGAGAAATCATCCGTCAGCTGGTGCGTTATTCCGGATTACCGGAAGAGACATTTTGGATGGAAGTAAAAACAGTGGTAAAGGAAGAACTGGATCGTTTGTCACTGGTGGATGATTTGGCGGTACAAGTGGCGGAAGATCGAACGTTCTTATTCCAGCCGACGGTCATGCATAAGTCATTGACTCAAATGAGGCTGAGCAATAGTAAAGGGGATGCGTACACCGAAGTGCCGAACCCTTTAGCTTGA
- a CDS encoding IucA/IucC family protein, translating to MILPLTERIDSRNPGLRREEDKVFQFLKNAHPANAARFWKCRAEARKGILLKLANSIIRENIDDVYSGSTIMDGTSSYFRRMMSESGYVSLEEERTYLLVQTQRNKILFPILNTSAFRFVEVDVPVLIDGQQVRPVSSASELVFLLFKKEDYPNRDSFVQELNNGTANLALALTFHEEWKQRVLTEAANLDAKTSIDYVLKQGEDTHLFFEQLVVDGHHLHPGAKTKIGLTYEDTFRYSPEFHQTFPIRMAAVKKSLILSTGATFESSFPESVEAGHKELKDMGYEKSLYTILPVHPWQYDHAIPEIYQKEIEDEEVILLSSRPMNVEATSSFRTVAPKRKDAPVLKLAVNSQMTSTVRSISTQTAMNATVFSKMIQEIKEKEPQLHSFVPLNEWGGAAFRSEERLKSRNLTMLIRESLQPPPGRRGSGGCWNELIRPVPDQWFDNLI from the coding sequence ATGATCCTGCCCTTAACTGAGCGTATAGATTCGCGGAATCCAGGCTTGCGTAGAGAAGAAGACAAGGTATTTCAATTCTTAAAAAACGCTCATCCTGCTAATGCCGCCCGTTTTTGGAAATGCCGGGCTGAAGCAAGAAAAGGGATCTTATTGAAGCTTGCGAATTCTATTATTCGGGAGAACATTGATGATGTTTATTCCGGTTCGACCATAATGGATGGTACATCTTCTTATTTTCGTAGAATGATGAGTGAAAGTGGATACGTATCATTAGAGGAAGAACGGACGTATTTACTGGTCCAAACACAGAGGAACAAAATATTATTTCCGATTTTAAATACATCGGCTTTCCGTTTTGTCGAGGTGGATGTGCCTGTGCTGATTGATGGGCAGCAAGTTCGTCCAGTATCTTCCGCTTCAGAGCTCGTGTTTCTTTTGTTTAAAAAAGAAGACTATCCAAATCGTGACTCCTTTGTCCAGGAGTTGAATAATGGAACGGCAAACCTTGCGCTCGCTCTAACTTTTCATGAGGAATGGAAGCAAAGGGTGCTTACAGAAGCTGCGAACCTTGATGCGAAAACATCCATCGATTATGTGTTGAAACAAGGGGAGGACACCCATTTATTTTTCGAACAACTGGTCGTTGACGGTCACCATCTTCATCCTGGTGCCAAGACGAAAATCGGACTAACCTATGAAGACACGTTCCGATACTCCCCGGAATTTCATCAGACATTTCCGATCCGTATGGCGGCCGTGAAGAAGTCATTGATATTGAGTACAGGAGCAACATTTGAATCCAGTTTTCCGGAAAGCGTTGAGGCTGGGCATAAGGAATTAAAGGACATGGGATACGAGAAGAGTCTGTACACGATTTTGCCTGTCCACCCTTGGCAGTATGACCATGCGATACCGGAGATTTATCAAAAGGAAATCGAAGATGAAGAAGTGATTCTTTTATCTTCACGACCTATGAATGTAGAGGCGACTTCTTCGTTCCGGACGGTGGCTCCTAAGAGGAAAGACGCACCTGTGTTAAAGCTTGCTGTAAACAGCCAGATGACGTCGACCGTCCGTTCGATTTCTACTCAAACAGCGATGAATGCTACCGTTTTTTCAAAAATGATACAGGAAATCAAAGAGAAAGAGCCACAGTTACATTCCTTTGTCCCTTTAAATGAATGGGGCGGGGCTGCTTTCCGATCTGAGGAGCGGTTGAAGAGTCGTAATTTGACGATGTTGATTCGCGAATCTCTCCAACCCCCTCCTGGAAGAAGGGGAAGTGGCGGTTGCTGGAATGAGCTTATACGCCCTGTCCCCGATCAGTGGTTTGACAATCTTATATGA
- a CDS encoding IucA/IucC family protein: MEAMNVIQKKLPGYESTFLEHMKKADLLTLHQLIQAIFREHIVPYEWRDSGNTLILLLNDGELHVPVSNLYIFHHIDIDGDIRFLDRDDNQALVDNSETCLKLLFPGNNRSDFYKEVLNSVTNLALALTVAEHRRRQIETLAEDAFSYAVTLKSPLDFFEQWVIQGHTIHPCSRTRMGVAPEDVARYAPEWEGNPDVLPLLVHKDRYHMTSKNGKSTKSILLEEYPELNKGVQHVCENHDLDAEDYEIIPIHPWQWEHTITKYYKDDLKEKLLLPVNEFTIPTSALISFRSLAPLDDRFKHHIKTAVNVQMTSAVRTVSAASTKNGPTLSRLLQTVFSRDEALSRSLTVMGEEVGIHYKPAQKENENFLQKNAAAILRENPERDLEIGEVAIPAASLLAPSPFSGKLIVEELAEFYPSPEGFIYDYAKTVLPGVLTLITKYGISMEAHLQNCVVIFEKGRPKKAVLRDYGGIRIMNERLEQHFVEQPIDPSTNLLTKDRSELLDVFSHALFHNHLGEIIVALARITSVEEENMWSKVELVIHETYEQMKEDKQIPTEALLDKEEILTKPTKMKALVKMRLSDQYTDNLYVEIPHPFAKRKEVERNDPALN, from the coding sequence ATGGAAGCCATGAATGTAATACAAAAGAAGTTACCGGGTTATGAATCCACATTTTTAGAACATATGAAAAAAGCGGATCTCCTCACTTTGCATCAATTGATACAAGCGATTTTTCGCGAGCATATCGTTCCTTATGAATGGAGGGACTCTGGAAACACATTGATCCTCTTATTAAACGATGGAGAACTTCACGTACCTGTGTCCAATCTCTACATATTTCACCACATCGATATTGATGGGGACATCCGCTTTCTGGATCGTGATGATAATCAAGCTTTGGTGGATAATTCCGAAACTTGCTTAAAACTGCTTTTCCCGGGAAATAATCGATCTGATTTTTATAAAGAAGTTCTCAACAGTGTGACGAACCTGGCCCTGGCACTAACAGTAGCGGAGCATAGAAGAAGACAAATCGAAACCCTGGCAGAAGATGCGTTTTCTTATGCAGTTACTCTAAAGAGCCCGCTTGATTTTTTCGAGCAGTGGGTGATCCAAGGACATACCATCCACCCTTGCAGCCGAACGAGAATGGGCGTTGCGCCTGAAGATGTCGCCCGGTATGCACCGGAATGGGAAGGGAATCCGGATGTACTGCCATTGCTCGTTCATAAAGACCGATATCATATGACTTCCAAAAACGGGAAGAGCACGAAGTCCATCCTTTTGGAAGAATACCCGGAGTTAAATAAAGGAGTTCAACACGTCTGTGAAAATCATGACTTAGATGCGGAGGACTATGAAATTATTCCGATTCATCCATGGCAATGGGAACATACCATCACAAAATATTATAAGGATGACTTGAAAGAAAAATTACTACTTCCGGTCAATGAATTTACCATCCCGACTTCCGCACTGATTTCTTTCCGGTCGCTTGCACCTCTAGACGACCGGTTCAAGCATCACATCAAAACCGCTGTCAATGTACAGATGACAAGCGCGGTCAGGACCGTTTCAGCGGCATCGACAAAAAATGGTCCTACTTTATCGCGACTCTTACAAACGGTCTTTAGTCGCGACGAGGCCCTCTCCCGGTCATTAACCGTCATGGGTGAGGAAGTTGGTATTCATTATAAGCCCGCACAAAAAGAAAATGAGAATTTCCTGCAAAAAAACGCAGCGGCGATTTTACGTGAAAATCCAGAACGTGATTTGGAGATAGGCGAAGTTGCAATTCCGGCGGCTTCTTTGCTCGCGCCTTCTCCGTTTTCAGGAAAGTTGATCGTAGAAGAATTGGCGGAATTCTATCCTTCGCCTGAGGGATTCATCTATGACTATGCGAAAACGGTCCTGCCTGGTGTGCTTACTTTGATCACGAAATATGGCATCAGCATGGAAGCACATCTTCAGAACTGTGTCGTCATTTTTGAAAAAGGAAGGCCAAAAAAGGCGGTACTCCGGGATTATGGCGGCATTCGGATTATGAATGAACGCTTAGAACAACATTTTGTTGAGCAGCCAATTGATCCAAGCACAAATCTACTTACTAAAGATCGGTCTGAGTTGTTGGATGTGTTCTCCCATGCGCTCTTCCATAATCATTTAGGGGAAATCATTGTGGCACTCGCTCGAATAACATCTGTAGAGGAAGAAAACATGTGGAGTAAAGTCGAGCTGGTGATCCACGAAACGTATGAACAAATGAAAGAAGATAAACAAATCCCCACTGAAGCCTTGCTCGATAAAGAGGAAATTCTTACAAAGCCGACGAAGATGAAGGCTCTCGTAAAAATGCGTTTGTCTGATCAATATACCGACAATCTTTATGTGGAAATTCCTCATCCTTTTGCCAAAAGAAAAGAGGTGGAACGAAATGATCCTGCCCTTAACTGA
- a CDS encoding IucA/IucC family C-terminal-domain containing protein: MKRVFEQIQNDHRIFVGSEYKDRSHYKVDDLIQDKKAMKALLEIQKDQLDAPNMAITGLLFGKMYSVLTMGLFETMIKHGVIIDASPENISIELKEKNAMNYMVDDSAVYKIADLPEDKVKECVHTFITQHLQPLFQTVAHVSKCKTTHMRSIVSHNLHQRKYALVKDQADEWTETVFRWFTTHELFKESRRNPLHFKFRFYQADNGKETYVRRHCCMKYMLHDADKSKCCPTCPLIPDEERDDRIK; this comes from the coding sequence ATGAAACGAGTATTTGAACAAATTCAGAACGATCATCGCATCTTTGTTGGTTCTGAGTACAAGGACCGTTCTCATTACAAAGTCGATGATCTCATACAAGATAAAAAAGCGATGAAAGCATTACTGGAGATACAAAAAGATCAATTGGATGCCCCGAACATGGCCATTACCGGTTTGTTGTTCGGAAAAATGTATTCTGTGCTCACGATGGGATTGTTCGAGACGATGATCAAGCACGGTGTCATCATTGATGCAAGCCCCGAAAACATCAGCATTGAACTGAAAGAAAAGAATGCGATGAATTACATGGTTGACGATTCAGCTGTTTACAAAATTGCGGACTTGCCGGAAGACAAAGTGAAAGAATGCGTACACACTTTCATAACCCAACACTTGCAGCCATTGTTCCAAACCGTCGCACACGTTTCCAAATGCAAGACGACACATATGCGTTCCATCGTCTCTCACAACCTTCACCAACGAAAATATGCGCTTGTGAAAGATCAGGCAGATGAATGGACAGAGACCGTTTTCCGCTGGTTCACCACTCATGAACTTTTCAAGGAAAGCCGCAGGAACCCTCTCCATTTCAAATTCCGCTTTTACCAGGCGGACAACGGAAAAGAAACCTATGTCAGACGTCACTGTTGCATGAAATATATGCTGCACGATGCTGACAAATCCAAATGCTGTCCCACCTGTCCCCTTATCCCAGATGAAGAACGCGACGACCGCATCAAATAA
- a CDS encoding mannitol-1-phosphate 5-dehydrogenase: MKAVHFGAGNIGRGFIGALLDQSGYETVFVDVNETLIDLLNERNQYLVELAGDDSSIEVKNVSGLNSIKQPQDVVEAIAYADLVTTAVGPNILPVIAKLLAEGVEKRMTDQAGPLNVIACENMIGGSEALKQHVFENMDETLQDQLEDSIGFPNAAVDRIVPDQHNEDPLTVKVEPYYEWVVETPAIKGVQPDVEGITYVEDLTPYIERKLFTVNTGHAATAYLGSYYGHSTIKDAMDDHRVKEKVEGALSETGAVLIEKYGFGKDQHEAYIDQIINRFLNPDLSDEVTRVGRAPIRKLGPKDRLVRPAVEYLERVKEDPQYLVKVIAAALIYKNESDPEAKELQDKVLDQGPTAAFQEISELSNDHRLVQLVEKMYKEMN; this comes from the coding sequence ATGAAAGCTGTTCATTTCGGAGCAGGGAATATAGGACGAGGTTTCATCGGCGCGCTTCTTGATCAGTCTGGTTACGAGACTGTTTTTGTCGATGTGAATGAGACGTTGATCGATCTATTGAATGAACGCAATCAGTACCTAGTGGAGTTGGCTGGGGACGATTCTTCCATCGAGGTTAAAAATGTCAGCGGATTGAACAGTATCAAACAGCCCCAAGACGTTGTGGAAGCGATCGCTTATGCAGACCTTGTCACGACCGCTGTTGGACCTAACATTCTTCCTGTCATCGCAAAACTTCTGGCAGAAGGAGTAGAAAAACGCATGACAGATCAAGCAGGACCATTGAATGTCATTGCTTGTGAAAACATGATTGGTGGATCTGAAGCATTGAAACAACATGTGTTTGAAAACATGGATGAAACGTTGCAGGATCAATTGGAAGATTCGATCGGATTCCCGAATGCAGCCGTAGACAGAATTGTGCCGGATCAACACAATGAAGATCCGTTGACGGTCAAGGTTGAACCTTATTATGAATGGGTAGTGGAAACACCAGCTATCAAAGGGGTTCAGCCGGATGTCGAAGGGATCACCTATGTGGAGGACCTGACACCTTATATTGAACGTAAGCTGTTTACGGTCAATACAGGTCACGCAGCGACGGCCTATCTCGGAAGCTATTATGGACATTCAACGATCAAAGACGCGATGGACGATCATAGAGTCAAGGAAAAGGTTGAAGGCGCACTAAGTGAAACGGGAGCTGTACTGATTGAGAAGTATGGATTCGGCAAGGACCAACATGAGGCTTATATAGACCAGATCATCAACCGTTTCCTAAACCCGGACTTGTCAGATGAGGTTACCCGTGTCGGGCGTGCTCCTATTCGGAAACTTGGGCCGAAAGACCGTCTTGTAAGGCCGGCCGTAGAATATTTAGAACGGGTGAAAGAGGATCCGCAATATTTAGTGAAAGTCATTGCAGCTGCACTGATCTACAAAAATGAATCAGACCCTGAAGCAAAAGAGCTGCAGGATAAAGTTTTGGATCAAGGACCTACAGCTGCTTTTCAGGAGATCTCCGAATTAAGTAATGATCATCGATTAGTCCAATTGGTAGAAAAAATGTATAAAGAGATGAACTAA
- a CDS encoding PTS sugar transporter subunit IIA, whose product MSTNILKKENIELNKSLATKEEAIRYVGGILNEQGYVDEAYIEEMLKREEITSTFMGNFVAIPHGTEDAKKAVNETGISVVTVPEGVDFGDGNIVKLLIGIAGKGNEHLEILSQIAIVCSEEENVEKLIAAETKEEVLQTFSEVE is encoded by the coding sequence ATGTCTACAAACATTTTGAAAAAAGAAAACATTGAATTGAACAAGAGCTTAGCAACGAAAGAAGAAGCCATCCGCTATGTTGGAGGCATTCTCAATGAACAAGGCTATGTAGACGAAGCTTACATCGAAGAAATGCTGAAGCGTGAGGAAATCACATCCACTTTCATGGGGAATTTCGTAGCCATTCCGCATGGTACAGAGGATGCGAAGAAAGCCGTCAATGAAACAGGTATTTCTGTAGTTACAGTACCAGAAGGTGTTGATTTCGGGGACGGAAATATCGTTAAGCTCCTTATCGGGATTGCTGGAAAAGGCAACGAGCATTTAGAAATCCTTTCTCAGATTGCTATTGTTTGTTCAGAAGAAGAGAATGTTGAAAAATTAATTGCTGCAGAAACGAAGGAAGAAGTTCTCCAGACGTTCAGCGAGGTGGAGTAA
- a CDS encoding BglG family transcription antiterminator, translating into MYVTGRERKILDRLLGQEDQVTVKQLAEELDISTRTVHRDLKGMDDLLAERELSLEKESGGVLLVKGPVDQKKTLKMELRQQASVDYTLEERHVLILSKLLETREPVKLVAIANDLGVTVATISHDLDKIEEHLKDFRLKLVRKRGYGVEVVGEESGIREAISQLIMTHMNELDFFSMVRQNIQEGNQSVEDSLSGQLLDIVNKETLALIELHLDELRKELSYPLADSAYIALVVHLALAIERMQQGEKIHIDEVQLEKLRSTKEYSFAEGLIDQLAGAFQISIPEAETGHITMHLMGAKARYNRESLLEESSMSIAFKAKQLIAKVSRRVGMDFNEYDRLLNDLVVHLKPSVYRLQHNMDIENSFTDQMEEDYPVLFEEVEHSLQEVFPGLHFPREEAAFIVMHFASALLNMEGVAGINVLVVCSSGIGTAKILAAKLQKKFNEIEQIEHHSLFDLKGMDISQYDLIVSTIPLIDVEAYVQVSPVLPKKDIHKIEHGIRRVRVTKQLKQPVLEQRGGDEKSFVAIQEKIGASERYARNIGKVLQHLLVTRIEATHVEGALEQAVHHLKENGAVTEGKPIVDHLLEREKVGGLGIPETKLALYHARSSSIEQPSFSIHILTEPLKVQGMDGEEMPIKTMLLMLAPESPSQEGLETLSFISSLIIEDEECTSILESEHEEKILHYLANQLYTFLKSKG; encoded by the coding sequence ATGTATGTGACAGGTCGTGAAAGGAAGATCTTAGATCGCCTGCTTGGTCAGGAAGATCAAGTGACGGTTAAACAATTGGCCGAAGAACTCGATATCAGCACAAGAACGGTGCATCGGGATTTGAAAGGGATGGACGATCTCCTAGCCGAAAGGGAGTTGTCTCTCGAGAAAGAATCCGGGGGCGTCCTTTTGGTGAAAGGGCCTGTGGATCAGAAGAAAACGCTGAAAATGGAGTTAAGGCAGCAAGCTTCGGTGGATTATACGCTGGAAGAGAGGCATGTGTTGATTCTGTCTAAGCTTTTAGAAACTCGGGAACCCGTCAAGCTGGTGGCAATTGCGAATGATCTCGGTGTCACGGTAGCAACGATCAGTCATGACCTCGATAAGATTGAAGAGCACCTCAAGGACTTTCGGTTGAAGCTTGTTAGAAAAAGAGGCTATGGCGTCGAAGTCGTCGGAGAAGAATCAGGTATACGAGAAGCTATTAGTCAATTAATTATGACCCATATGAACGAGCTTGATTTTTTCTCCATGGTGAGACAAAACATCCAGGAGGGGAATCAGTCGGTAGAAGATTCTTTATCCGGGCAGCTGCTGGACATCGTAAATAAAGAAACGCTTGCGCTTATCGAACTTCACCTTGATGAGTTGCGGAAAGAATTATCGTATCCTCTCGCGGATAGTGCCTACATTGCGTTGGTTGTTCACCTTGCTTTGGCGATTGAACGCATGCAGCAAGGGGAAAAGATTCATATCGATGAAGTACAGTTGGAAAAGCTCCGTTCTACGAAAGAGTATTCTTTTGCAGAAGGTTTAATCGATCAATTAGCCGGCGCGTTCCAAATCTCTATACCAGAAGCGGAAACTGGCCATATTACGATGCATTTGATGGGAGCGAAAGCGAGGTACAATCGAGAGTCTTTGCTTGAAGAATCAAGTATGAGCATTGCTTTTAAAGCGAAGCAGCTGATCGCTAAAGTATCTCGGCGTGTAGGGATGGATTTCAACGAGTATGATCGTTTACTGAATGATCTTGTCGTCCATTTGAAACCTAGTGTGTACCGTTTACAGCATAACATGGATATCGAAAACTCATTTACCGATCAAATGGAGGAAGATTATCCTGTTTTGTTCGAAGAAGTGGAACATTCGCTTCAGGAGGTCTTCCCTGGACTGCATTTTCCACGGGAAGAAGCCGCTTTTATCGTCATGCATTTTGCATCTGCACTTCTGAATATGGAAGGTGTGGCAGGGATCAACGTGCTCGTCGTTTGTTCAAGCGGGATCGGTACAGCCAAAATACTGGCGGCCAAACTACAAAAGAAATTCAACGAAATTGAACAAATTGAACATCATTCTCTGTTTGACCTTAAGGGAATGGATATTTCTCAATATGACTTGATCGTTTCAACCATTCCTCTTATCGATGTAGAGGCCTACGTTCAGGTGAGTCCTGTTTTACCTAAGAAGGATATTCACAAAATCGAGCATGGGATCAGAAGGGTACGTGTGACGAAACAATTGAAACAGCCGGTTTTGGAACAGAGGGGCGGAGATGAAAAGTCTTTCGTGGCCATTCAAGAGAAAATCGGAGCTTCTGAACGCTATGCCCGTAACATTGGAAAGGTTCTTCAGCACCTGCTTGTGACGAGAATAGAAGCTACTCATGTGGAAGGGGCTTTGGAACAGGCGGTTCATCATTTAAAAGAAAATGGAGCTGTTACAGAAGGGAAACCCATTGTAGATCATTTGTTGGAACGGGAAAAAGTCGGAGGTCTCGGCATCCCTGAGACAAAACTTGCGCTCTACCATGCGCGTAGTTCTTCAATTGAACAACCTTCCTTCTCTATTCATATCTTGACTGAACCTTTGAAGGTCCAGGGGATGGACGGAGAAGAGATGCCTATCAAAACGATGTTGCTTATGCTCGCACCTGAATCACCGAGTCAAGAAGGGTTAGAGACGTTGAGTTTTATTAGTTCTCTTATTATAGAAGATGAAGAGTGTACGTCAATTTTAGAGTCAGAACATGAGGAGAAAATCCTTCATTATTTAGCAAACCAACTTTATACATTTTTAAAATCAAAAGGATAA